The Diceros bicornis minor isolate mBicDic1 chromosome 18, mDicBic1.mat.cur, whole genome shotgun sequence sequence TATTATAATTAAGTAGGAGTGTTTATTTTTAGGAGAAgtattctaaaatatttagaagtgaCGTGTCATGATGCCTGCAACTCACTTTAAAACGGTTCTGCAACAATTTTAGAGAGATGGGTAGAcagaaaaacaagacaaattgTTACCAACTGTTGAATCTAAAAGATGTTTCAAAGGGTGTCCGCTGTccttttctttcaacttttatgtctgaaatgtttcataataaaaatctgaagaagaaaacaaaactacctgGGTCTGAAGTTTCCTGGGGTCACTCCTCTCATCTAGCTGGCCACTAGATGCTAGATGAACACAGGTTGAAGCTGGTCTGCCTGGTCCCATCATGTCAGATAGTGTAGAACAATATTGAAAGTCTAGTCCTCGGCCAACAGTTCTCCCCTAAAACCATTgccttaaaataaaagaaagcgaCTTTCAGACCAACAGTCTTCAAACAAAGGGAAAGAATAAGTAAAACACAATGCCACACTCATATAATACTCTATAAGTAGTCCATAGCAACCTCACACTAAACAGCAATTGTTCAAGGACAGATATATGATAGTTTCTGCCATTTACAAAAGGCAACTACACTTTTGAAATTCTACTTTCCAATAGGGGAACACACTATTTTAATGACAATCCCTTGAGACTTTTTCATTCCAAATTTCAAATCTCAAGGGTCTCCAATAGGACATTATTCCAAAAACATAGTCCCGCTGTAGTAAACAAGCACTTTCCAGCAGGGCGTTTTTATGGACATACAGTCTACATGAATAAAGCCTAACCACTTGTCAAAAAGCAGTTACGCTTTATTCTACTAGGGAGCTCAAAGGGACTGACTCTGAATGCTTCTACAGGATCAGAATACCTACATTTATGCCAGGATCTGCGATTAACTAGCTGAGTGACCGCTCTAAATCTTCAATTTCTCCCCATCTTCCCTCCACCCTATACACACAGTGAGAAAAAAGACACGAAAGCGTTTTGTAAGCTGCTATGGGCTATACTCCTGTCACGGCCTCTCCCTATCCTGAATGCATCCTTACAGACACTTTATCACTCCTGCACTCATCTGTGCTGATCAACACGCTTGGCTCATGTTGTTATTTACCTATTTCACAGGTATATGTCTCATCTTCCCAGCTAGACAAGATTCCTTGAGCGTAAGGgccttgtcttgctcttctctgcTATTTCCCACAACACAGTGCTTTGCGCATAGTAGACAATTTAACTCAACGTTTGTTGAATTAAGCTGATTTTCCATAAACTGACTAGTTTTAAACATACTGGGCAATTTGTTCTCAAAAAATTCCATAGTAAATCATTTGGGAAATTGAGGTTTAAAAAAATCCCTAATTTAAGCTTTTGAATAAACCCAAAGTTTGTTGACTGGATTTGCTTAAAAACAGACACATCTGTAGGAACATAAGGGCAGCTGTCCAAGATTCCTTATTTCTAAGGCTGTACAGACACGATCAAAAATGAAGATGGGAGGAGGCACATGAGCGAGGCAATCGCATCCGGCTTGACACCACCACAGTTCAGGGGCTGGAGTGCAGACGGAACGGGCCTGCAGAATTGGGGCCAGGACATCTGCAACATTAATGTGGTCAGCACTTTGCCCCTGGATGCCAAAGGCCTAATAATCCATTCTCCACTAGGAAAAAAACTAAGGGATCCCCACAGTTCCAGGATATCTCGAGCGATGATACACACACGTACAAACACACATAAACATACGAAGTCCAGAGACACCCACCCCCAAACTGTTCCCCCATACAAAGTCCTGGGACATCCCTCTCCTTGCAATCTGTCCCTTTCCCATTGCTCCAGGAAACCCCCCAATTTGTTACCCCACATACTGTGGGACATCTCCACAAAGTATCTCTCTCCCCCATCCTGAAACACCCCATGGCCTGTGCCTTCATCCACAACCCAGGACAAATCTCCCCCCAATCTGTTCCCTCCCAAAGAGCCCCAGGACCCCCCGACTTGTTCCCTACACATACTACTGGAACATTCCCCTCAATCTGTCCTCCCCCACGTAATTTTCTCCCAAATTGCTCCCCCTGGCTCCGACTCCAGATGCTCCTTCGCTCTGTCTCCTCCCACTCTGCTGTGAGCGATCTCTGAAATGGCCAATGCCTGTTTCCTCCCTCGAAACTGGGGGCACTTCCACAGCTTCATTCACCCCCCTAGTCGTTCTTGCCCCTGACACTTCTGGCACATTCTCATAGTCTGTTTCGTCTCCCACAGACCTTGGGCAGCTCCACAACCTCGTCCCCTGCCCAGAGGTATAAGACACGCCCACCGCCTGGCTCCTCCCCAGGGTACTTCTAcctcctgtctcctccactgAAGCCCCAGGTCCCTCTGTGGACTGACTCCTCACTACTGTGAGGCCTGAGACAGCCGCATTCATTTCTTCTCCTGCAGACCCAGTCACCCACACTGCAGCAGGCACACGCCCTGCCATGGGAACTCCTACGGCTGCAAGCACCCCCAAAGCCAGAGGTACCCTTACAGCCTCAGGGACTGTTCCATTGGGTCTCCCTCTCTGCAGGCCTGAGACACCTTCAGAGCCAATCTCCCCATCCACAGGTCCTGGAGCCCGGGCAGCAGCGGACAGCTCAGGAGCTGGTCTCCTTCCCCATACACCTGAGACATCCCCAGAACTAGCATTGCCCACCATGGGCCCAGGGACCCCAGCAGCTGCGGGCACTCCCACAGCCATGGAAACACTAGCAGCCACGGGCATCTCAGCAATTTGTTTTCTTCTCGATAAGCCTGAGAGACCCCCAGAGAGTATCTCCTCTCCCCTTGGCCCAGGCACCCCCGTGGCTGTGCACAGCCCCACAGCCATGGATACCCCTGTAGTCTGTCTCCCTGAAGACAAGCCTGAGACACCCCCAAGGCCCATCTTTTCCCCCAGGGGCCCAGGCATCCTGGCCATGGTGGGCACCCCCATCCTTGTGGAACCCTTGGCATCTGCCGGTCCTcgcactgtctctctctctccccacaaacCTGAGACACCTCTAGAACCAGTCTCCTCCCGTACAGGCCTAGACTCCCCGAGAGCCACCGGCTCCCTGCCAGCTGTGGACCCCCCCGCAGTCACAGGTAGTCCTGCAGTCTGTCTCCTTCCTGGCAAGCGTGAGAACCCCCCAGAGCCAGTCTCCACCCCCAGACGACCAGGCACGCTAGGAGCTGTGGGCACCTCAGCAGCCATAGGAACCCCCGCACTCTGTCTCCTTCCCCAAGATCTTAGGACACCCCCAGAGCCAGTCTCCTCCCCCACAGGCTCAGGTACCTCAAGAGCCACGGAAACCCTGTCAGTCACGGGAACTCCGATAGCCTGTCTCCTTCCCCATGATCCTGGGAAAGCCACAGAACCAGTCTCCTCTCCCACAGACCACAGCTCCTCAGGAGCCAGGGGCACTCCTGGAGCCACGGGTTCTCCAACAGTACGAATCCTCTCCCACAGGTTCGAGACATCTCTGGAGCTGCCTTCCTGACACACAGGGCCAGACACCCACACAGCAGCAGGTGCCCTGGCAGGCACTCTTCCAGACCTGGGCACACCCATAGCTGTGGGGACCCCTGCTGGGGCACACCTGTGCTTGGGCACACCTGCTGCCTCAGGCAGCCCCACTGTCTCAGACAACCCCACAGCCTGTCTTCTCCTGCACAGACATGAAACATCCCCACAGCCAGTCTCTTGATCCACAGACCCAGGTACTCCTAAAGCTGTAGGCACCAGAGCCCCTTGCTCCCCCATAGCCTGCCTCCTTTCCCACAGACTCAGGACATGCCCACAGTATGTTTCCTCCCCAGCAACCCCCGGCACTGCCTCAGCCAGAGCCTGCTGCCTATCCCACAGGCCTGGGACACCACCCAGGCTGTTCTGTTCTCCCACGGCTCCCGGTACCACCACAGCCTGGGACAGCCCCACAGGCTGGTCTCTTCTCCACAGACCCGGGACACTCCCACAGCCTGTCTCCTTCCCTAAAGCCCTAGGTACTCCCATAGCCTGTTCTGTACTCCACAGGCCTGG is a genomic window containing:
- the LOC131417056 gene encoding collagen alpha-2(I) chain, which gives rise to MSRATGGGAVPRLRGGELAAERPGRCVGPSRSGRGLRRPWGKRGAPGTSRGRGARRRARSSVWETSCVSAERLHDCRRPWGRRQAAETAEAAGANEASGTSGTAGSIEAAGDPGTVWVNGSVGEPQVVGPAGSVWVTGTGEEEETVYRSPRGCERKGRPGSMGHESILELWLKVQAMRAASGCAEGSRVELHPVPAGEGPVERGIPGRPSWVETSCGGLTGPWVKGQARAVSQAAGVSTAGGVGAGCERTSGLCGQGQAMRVPLVGVAGSTETSSGIAPHLLGRREAVGVPGAVEEIGYGVAPGPWGKGLTVGVPGAMEWPEAVEVPRAEERGIGCGGAAGLWERGQLVQVPGALPQEAACGDTPGLWGRGQVAGVPDAVEEETTSVGASGMWRGRQAMEEIGPGGILGLWGTRQPVGLPCAIEDETRCGGDPGFRERGQAVWVETGSGGDPGPWEASQTAEVSGSDDQEAGPGSAPGLWSTEQAMGVPRALGKETGCGSVPGLWRRDQPVGLSQAVVVPGAVGEQNSLGGVPGLWDRQQALAEAVPGVAGEETYCGHVLSLWERRQAMGEQGALVPTALGVPGSVDQETGCGDVSCLCRRRQAVGLSETVGLPEAAGVPKHRCAPAGVPTAMGVPRSGRVPARAPAAVWVSGPVCQEGSSRDVSNLWERIRTVGEPVAPGVPLAPEELWSVGEETGSVAFPGSWGRRQAIGVPVTDRVSVALEVPEPVGEETGSGGVLRSWGRRQSAGVPMAAEVPTAPSVPGRLGVETGSGGFSRLPGRRQTAGLPVTAGGSTAGREPVALGESRPVREETGSRGVSGLWGERETVRGPADAKGSTRMGVPTMARMPGPLGEKMGLGGVSGLSSGRQTTGVSMAVGLCTATGVPGPRGEEILSGGLSGLSRRKQIAEMPVAASVSMAVGVPAAAGVPGPMVGNASSGDVSGVWGRRPAPELSAAARAPGPVDGEIGSEGVSGLQRGRPNGTVPEAVRVPLALGVLAAVGVPMAGRVPAAVWVTGSAGEEMNAAVSGLTVVRSQSTEGPGASVEETGGRSTLGRSQAVGVSYTSGQGTRLWSCPRSVGDETDYENVPEVSGARTTRGVNEAVEVPPVSREETGIGHFRDRSQQSGRRQSEGASGVGARGSNLGENYVGEDRLRGMFQ